From the genome of Candidatus Methylomirabilis sp., one region includes:
- a CDS encoding HAD family hydrolase, whose amino-acid sequence LQEKAKAIRLLIMDVDGVLTDGRIFYNAEGVESEAFFVRDGFGLRMAQQAGLLTAILTGRVSGAVTHRAKELGISEIHQGAMNKLEVYEMLLQRYGLTDEAAAYVGDDLNDLPVLGRVGLSAAPADAAAEVRAMVAYVTTQDGGRGAVREVIDLILKAQGRWKECVERRGSASK is encoded by the coding sequence GCTCCAGGAAAAGGCGAAGGCGATCCGTCTGCTTATCATGGACGTCGATGGCGTGCTCACCGACGGACGGATCTTCTATAACGCCGAAGGGGTGGAGAGCGAGGCCTTCTTCGTCAGGGACGGTTTCGGCCTTCGCATGGCCCAACAAGCGGGGTTGCTGACTGCGATCCTGACGGGACGTGTGTCGGGGGCGGTAACCCACCGCGCAAAGGAGTTGGGCATCTCTGAGATCCACCAAGGGGCCATGAACAAGCTCGAAGTCTACGAGATGCTCCTTCAGCGGTACGGTTTGACCGATGAGGCGGCGGCATACGTCGGTGACGATCTGAACGACCTTCCCGTGCTCGGTCGGGTCGGTCTCTCTGCGGCGCCGGCCGATGCTGCTGCGGAAGTGAGAGCGATGGTCGCGTACGTGACCACGCAGGACGGTGGCCGCGGTGCTGTCCGTGAGGTGATCGACCTGATCCTGAAGGCCCAGGGTCGATGGAAGGAGTGCGTTGAAAGGCGAGGGTCGGCCTCGAAATAG